Proteins co-encoded in one Methylobacterium sp. WL1 genomic window:
- the hemB gene encoding porphobilinogen synthase, translating to MSDTLPEPRPIALEAARESARPDVLKITQRPRRNRKAEWSRRLVREHTLTVDDLIWPMFVIEGEGRREPIASMPGVERLSVDEIVRDAERAARLGIPAVSFFPYTEVALRDPTGSEALNANNLVCRAVRAVKRAVPEIGVMTDVALDPYTSHGHDGLMKDGAILNDETVAILVEQSLIQAEAGTDIIAPSDMMDGRVGAIRAGLDKAGFLDVQIMAYAAKYASAFYGPFRDAIGTQAALVGDKRTYQMDPGNSAEALHEVRLDLAEGADSVMVKPGLPYLDIIRRVRDEFQVPTFAYQVSGEYAMIEAAARNGWLDGDRAMVEALLAFKRAGADGVLTYHAPRVAERLRTIR from the coding sequence ATGTCAGACACCTTGCCAGAGCCGCGCCCGATCGCCCTGGAGGCCGCTCGCGAGAGCGCGCGTCCGGACGTGCTGAAGATCACGCAGCGCCCGCGCCGCAACCGAAAGGCGGAGTGGTCGCGGCGGTTGGTGCGTGAGCATACGCTCACGGTCGACGACCTGATCTGGCCGATGTTCGTGATCGAGGGCGAGGGCCGGCGAGAGCCGATCGCCTCGATGCCAGGGGTCGAGCGGCTCTCCGTGGACGAGATCGTACGCGACGCGGAACGTGCGGCGCGGCTCGGCATCCCGGCGGTGTCGTTCTTCCCCTACACCGAGGTCGCGCTGCGCGATCCGACCGGCTCCGAGGCGCTCAACGCCAACAATTTGGTCTGCCGCGCGGTGCGGGCCGTGAAGCGGGCGGTGCCCGAAATCGGCGTGATGACCGACGTGGCGCTCGATCCCTATACCAGCCACGGCCACGACGGGCTGATGAAGGACGGCGCGATCCTGAACGACGAAACGGTGGCGATCCTGGTGGAGCAGAGCCTGATCCAGGCCGAGGCCGGCACCGACATCATCGCCCCTTCTGACATGATGGACGGGCGCGTCGGCGCGATCCGGGCCGGGCTCGACAAGGCCGGTTTCCTCGACGTGCAGATCATGGCCTACGCGGCCAAGTATGCGAGCGCATTCTACGGGCCATTCCGCGATGCGATCGGCACCCAGGCAGCGCTGGTGGGCGACAAGCGCACCTATCAGATGGACCCGGGCAACTCTGCGGAGGCTCTTCACGAGGTCAGGCTCGATCTCGCAGAGGGAGCCGACTCGGTGATGGTGAAGCCGGGGCTGCCCTATCTCGACATCATCCGGCGGGTACGGGACGAGTTCCAGGTTCCGACCTTCGCGTATCAGGTGTCCGGCGAGTACGCGATGATCGAGGCGGCGGCCCGCAACGGCTGGCTCGATGGTGACCGCGCGATGGTGGAGGCTCTCCTCGCTTTCAAGCGCGCCGGTGCCGATGGGGTTTTGACCTACCACGCGCCCCGGGTCGCAGAGCGCCTGCGCACCATCCGGTGA
- a CDS encoding DUF6163 family protein — translation MPASFPIRRKGVRPGDTPTDRIERAPGPAPGTWDTVLVWFMRITALFWLAKSIASWATILDVMPESRPFEIEPFGRQAAIVYFAVVDASAAIGLWLTSAWGGVIWLLAVTSAMTLAVLTPQLVPMPVPLLVFGLTVVLMYFMLSWLAAQEAR, via the coding sequence GTGCCCGCCTCCTTCCCGATCCGGCGCAAGGGTGTTCGGCCGGGCGATACGCCCACCGACCGGATCGAGCGCGCGCCGGGGCCCGCTCCCGGGACATGGGATACGGTCCTCGTCTGGTTCATGCGGATCACCGCGTTGTTCTGGCTGGCCAAGAGCATCGCGTCCTGGGCGACGATCCTCGACGTCATGCCAGAGTCGCGCCCCTTCGAGATCGAGCCGTTCGGCCGCCAGGCCGCGATCGTCTACTTCGCCGTGGTGGACGCGTCGGCCGCCATCGGCCTGTGGCTGACGAGCGCGTGGGGCGGCGTGATCTGGTTGCTGGCCGTGACATCCGCGATGACGCTGGCGGTGTTGACCCCGCAACTTGTGCCGATGCCGGTGCCGTTGCTCGTATTCGGCCTCACCGTCGTGCTGATGTACTTCATGCTGTCCTGGCTGGCCGCCCAGGAAGCACGGTGA
- a CDS encoding winged helix DNA-binding protein, translated as MKTQSARVAKSEAPEETPSAKGSYLEALHLVERLHRRLLDVIKDEFERRGREDVNSVQALLLYNIGDKELTASELRTKGYYLGSNVSYNVKKLVEAGYLHHARSKTDRRSVRISLTEKGQQVHEIIQGLYDKHARTIAPIGGISDDDFGRLNTALGRLERFWTDQIRYRL; from the coding sequence ATGAAGACCCAGAGCGCCCGTGTCGCGAAGAGCGAGGCCCCCGAGGAGACCCCGTCCGCCAAGGGCTCCTACTTGGAGGCGCTTCACTTGGTCGAGCGGCTGCACCGCCGGCTGCTGGACGTGATCAAGGACGAGTTCGAGCGCCGCGGCCGGGAAGACGTCAACAGCGTCCAGGCGCTGCTCCTGTACAACATCGGCGACAAGGAGTTGACCGCGAGCGAATTGCGGACGAAGGGCTACTATCTCGGCTCCAACGTCTCCTACAACGTCAAGAAGCTCGTCGAGGCCGGCTACCTGCACCACGCCCGCTCGAAGACCGACCGTCGTTCGGTCCGGATCAGCCTGACCGAGAAGGGCCAGCAGGTCCACGAGATCATCCAGGGGCTCTACGACAAGCATGCCCGCACGATCGCGCCGATCGGAGGCATTTCGGACGACGACTTCGGCCGGCTGAATACGGCTCTGGGCCGCCTCGAGCGTTTCTGGACCGACCAGATCCGTTACCGGCTCTGA
- a CDS encoding exopolysaccharide biosynthesis protein: MLASQEGERLTVGDIVAVLRDRAFALLVVLLGLPNCLPMPPPIPLICGLLLLLVAVQIAAGMSAPWLPRILLGRSIALTDVRRAVTRAVPILRRLERWSRPRVSVFETALGMRGMGIALLALALALIVAAPIVGQIPLGLAVCLVGLGLVERDGLVVMGGLVIGLFGVAINAGFAYAVIAGIVSLLNL, from the coding sequence GTGCTGGCGAGCCAGGAGGGGGAGCGCCTTACCGTGGGCGACATCGTCGCGGTCCTGCGGGATCGCGCCTTCGCGCTGCTCGTGGTGCTGCTCGGCTTGCCGAACTGCTTGCCGATGCCGCCGCCGATCCCGCTGATCTGCGGGCTCCTGCTGCTGCTTGTGGCGGTTCAGATCGCGGCCGGCATGTCGGCGCCGTGGCTGCCCCGGATCCTGCTCGGCCGATCGATCGCGCTCACCGATGTAAGGCGCGCCGTCACCCGGGCGGTGCCGATCCTACGGCGTCTGGAGCGCTGGTCGCGTCCCCGCGTCAGCGTGTTCGAGACCGCGCTGGGCATGCGCGGGATGGGGATCGCCCTGTTGGCGCTGGCGCTGGCGCTGATCGTGGCCGCACCGATCGTCGGGCAGATCCCTCTGGGGCTCGCCGTCTGCCTCGTGGGCCTCGGCCTCGTCGAGCGCGACGGCCTTGTCGTCATGGGCGGATTGGTGATCGGCCTCTTCGGCGTCGCCATCAATGCGGGCTTCGCCTACGCGGTCATCGCCGGGATCGTCAGCCTCCTGAACCTTTAA
- the bcsS gene encoding cellulose biosynthesis protein BcsS, producing the protein MCRSKAFVISRNRRLGPALAAFLFFAQASPACGGEIDALLFGSLDAGAATFLTIGAKLGLGPLDQDGFVILASVGSGLQRERGDFGLPRTRYAFNAAAVLGYQWFFDWGTAAIFAGPEGSMEMLADGRAVAVSPAAYGLRLHAEIWARPTDNTLLQATAVAGSTRDSLWTRLAWGYRIGGAYLGPEISVYGDETGYRKWNLGLHATDFAIARYSFRVSAGLQTETARRSASPYVALAVWSPW; encoded by the coding sequence GTGTGCAGGAGCAAAGCCTTCGTAATAAGCCGGAACAGACGGCTCGGACCCGCCCTTGCGGCTTTTCTTTTCTTTGCGCAGGCTTCTCCGGCATGCGGCGGAGAGATCGATGCGCTTCTGTTCGGCAGCCTCGACGCCGGCGCTGCGACGTTCCTGACCATCGGCGCGAAGCTCGGGCTCGGCCCCCTCGATCAGGACGGCTTCGTCATACTCGCGAGCGTCGGAAGCGGCCTGCAACGCGAACGCGGCGATTTCGGCCTTCCGCGCACGCGCTACGCGTTCAACGCGGCCGCGGTGCTGGGTTACCAATGGTTCTTCGATTGGGGAACGGCCGCAATCTTCGCGGGGCCTGAAGGCTCGATGGAGATGCTGGCCGACGGGCGCGCCGTGGCGGTCTCGCCAGCCGCGTATGGCTTGCGCCTACACGCCGAAATCTGGGCACGCCCGACGGACAATACGCTCCTGCAGGCGACCGCTGTCGCCGGCTCGACGCGCGACAGTTTATGGACACGGCTGGCCTGGGGCTATCGGATAGGCGGTGCTTATCTCGGCCCTGAAATCAGCGTCTACGGAGACGAGACGGGCTATCGGAAATGGAATCTCGGCTTGCACGCAACCGATTTCGCCATCGCCCGCTACAGCTTCCGTGTGTCGGCCGGTCTCCAAACCGAGACGGCCCGGCGAAGCGCCTCACCCTACGTGGCGTTGGCGGTCTGGTCGCCCTGGTGA
- a CDS encoding cryptochrome/photolyase family protein → MPAKLARRTGGVLRFVLGDQLNRRVSSLLDLDPELDVVLLVEVRDEATYVRHHKQKIAFLFAAMRHFAAELEAEGIAVDYVRLTDPGNTGSFTGELERAVAHHAPDTVVVTEPGEWRVWEMMQDWRETLPVPVEIRSDNRFLCPRADFDRWAEGRHHLRMETFYRGIRRRTGLLMDGGEPVGGRWNFDPDNRKRLPKGHQLPDRIGFQPDATTRDAIALVEREFAGHFGDLAAFSWPVTRADALAALKHFIEQCLPTFGDYQDAMKAGAPYLYHALLSPPLNAGLLTPEEVCWAAERAYRDGTAPLNCVEGFIRQILGWREYVRGVYWARMPEYRETNALDAGRNLPWFYWSGETKLNCIANVVADTRRHAYAHHIQRLMVTGNFALIAGLDPAQVEEWYLIVFADAYEWVELPNVHGMVLWADGGVMGSKPYAASGAYIDRMSDYCTGCAYDVKVKAGPDACPFNYLYWNFLIENADTLSGNPRMTMPYRTLRAMSDQRRAEIRADAGRFLGALESERAHQGDQTANAT, encoded by the coding sequence GTGCCGGCGAAGCTCGCTCGGCGGACCGGAGGGGTCTTACGGTTCGTCCTCGGCGATCAGCTGAACCGGCGCGTGTCGAGCCTGCTCGACCTTGATCCCGAACTCGACGTCGTCCTGCTCGTCGAGGTGCGGGACGAGGCGACCTATGTCCGCCACCACAAGCAGAAGATCGCCTTCCTGTTCGCCGCCATGCGCCATTTCGCGGCCGAACTGGAGGCCGAGGGTATCGCAGTCGACTACGTCCGCCTGACTGATCCCGGCAACACCGGCAGCTTCACGGGCGAGCTGGAGCGGGCTGTCGCTCATCATGCACCCGATACCGTCGTCGTCACCGAACCCGGTGAGTGGCGGGTCTGGGAGATGATGCAGGACTGGCGCGAGACGCTGCCCGTCCCGGTGGAGATCCGATCCGACAACCGCTTCCTGTGCCCGCGGGCGGATTTCGACCGCTGGGCCGAGGGGCGTCATCATCTGCGGATGGAGACCTTCTACCGCGGCATACGGCGTCGGACCGGACTCCTCATGGATGGTGGCGAGCCAGTCGGCGGTCGCTGGAACTTTGATCCTGATAACCGTAAGCGCCTACCGAAAGGGCACCAGCTGCCGGACCGGATCGGGTTCCAGCCCGATGCGACCACCCGGGATGCCATCGCGCTGGTGGAGCGTGAGTTCGCCGGCCATTTCGGCGATCTCGCGGCCTTTTCCTGGCCGGTAACGCGGGCCGACGCGCTGGCCGCCCTCAAGCACTTCATCGAACAATGCTTGCCCACCTTCGGCGATTACCAGGATGCCATGAAGGCCGGTGCGCCGTACCTCTACCACGCGCTGCTCTCGCCGCCGCTCAACGCTGGACTGTTGACCCCGGAGGAAGTCTGCTGGGCCGCCGAGCGCGCCTATCGGGACGGCACTGCGCCGCTCAACTGCGTCGAGGGGTTCATCCGGCAGATCCTCGGGTGGCGGGAATATGTCCGCGGCGTCTACTGGGCGCGGATGCCCGAGTATCGGGAGACCAATGCACTGGATGCTGGAAGGAACCTCCCGTGGTTTTATTGGTCGGGTGAGACGAAGCTGAATTGCATCGCCAATGTGGTCGCCGATACCCGGCGCCACGCCTACGCCCATCACATCCAACGCCTGATGGTGACCGGAAACTTTGCCCTGATCGCAGGCCTGGATCCGGCACAGGTCGAGGAATGGTACCTGATCGTGTTCGCCGATGCCTACGAATGGGTCGAGCTGCCCAACGTGCACGGCATGGTGCTGTGGGCCGATGGGGGCGTGATGGGCTCGAAGCCTTACGCGGCCTCAGGCGCCTATATCGACCGGATGTCGGACTACTGCACGGGTTGCGCCTACGACGTGAAGGTCAAGGCGGGGCCGGACGCCTGCCCATTCAACTACCTGTACTGGAATTTCCTGATCGAGAACGCGGATACGCTTTCCGGGAACCCGCGCATGACGATGCCGTATCGGACCCTCCGGGCCATGAGCGACCAGCGCCGGGCCGAGATCCGTGCGGATGCGGGCCGTTTCCTCGGCGCCCTCGAATCCGAGCGCGCTCACCAGGGCGACCAGACCGCCAACGCCACGTAG
- a CDS encoding SDR family oxidoreductase, translating to MRQVLIYGGTGGIGLATARVLRARGYALHLAARDGDRLAQVADELGDTTFTAGDVGDPDFFAAASEAAGPCLAGLVYAVGTINLRPLGRLTRADVEADFRFNALGAFSAVQSAAAALKSGAGDSGSGVVLFSTVAVAQGFPAHASVAMAKGAVEALGLSLAAELAPQIRVNVVAPSLTRTPLAAAITGNETLAQGIAAMHALQRLGRPEDIAALAAFLVSDEAGWITGQVIGVDGGRANLRTKG from the coding sequence GTGCGACAGGTTCTGATCTACGGAGGCACGGGGGGAATTGGCCTGGCGACCGCCCGGGTTCTGCGGGCGCGCGGCTACGCCCTGCATCTCGCGGCCCGGGACGGCGACCGGCTGGCGCAAGTGGCCGACGAACTCGGCGATACGACCTTTACGGCGGGGGACGTCGGCGATCCGGACTTCTTCGCAGCTGCCAGCGAGGCGGCGGGGCCTTGTCTCGCGGGTCTGGTCTACGCGGTCGGCACCATCAACCTGCGGCCGCTCGGACGGCTGACCCGGGCCGATGTGGAGGCCGACTTCCGCTTCAATGCGCTCGGCGCCTTCTCGGCCGTGCAATCCGCCGCAGCCGCACTCAAGTCCGGCGCCGGCGATTCGGGCTCCGGTGTCGTGCTGTTCTCGACGGTGGCCGTGGCACAGGGCTTCCCGGCGCACGCCTCGGTGGCGATGGCCAAGGGTGCCGTCGAGGCGCTCGGCCTGTCGCTTGCGGCCGAACTGGCACCGCAGATCCGGGTCAACGTGGTTGCGCCTTCACTGACCCGGACGCCGTTGGCCGCCGCCATCACCGGAAACGAGACTTTGGCCCAGGGAATCGCCGCCATGCACGCACTCCAGCGTCTGGGGCGGCCGGAGGATATCGCGGCGCTCGCGGCCTTCCTGGTGTCGGACGAGGCCGGCTGGATCACCGGGCAGGTAATCGGGGTCGATGGTGGGCGCGCCAACCTGCGCACGAAGGGCTGA
- a CDS encoding formyltransferase family protein: protein MKFAFAGIDFLGGVFEGLVEAGWKPVKLFTRPCDGVYDHNDVLVARARSMRLPIQLSRIRERDIEALQAEHGKDWALVVAGYPWLVKGWRGRVAYGLNIHPSPLPTGRGPYPLFRAVLDRYETWGVTAHVLADGFDTGDILAQEIFGLESAESHETVLAKCQMAARRLASGPIGKDLAARWRRAEPQGDGSYWPRATDGDRTLDFRQDVESILRRVRAFGTVETIARLGDARVYVAAAQGWRERHPHTPGTVVHRHRRHVVIAALDGYVQITRWSPVPLAEAAQVGR from the coding sequence ATGAAGTTCGCGTTCGCCGGCATCGATTTCCTCGGCGGCGTGTTCGAGGGCCTCGTCGAGGCCGGCTGGAAGCCGGTCAAGCTGTTCACCCGGCCCTGCGACGGCGTCTACGACCACAACGACGTGCTGGTCGCCCGCGCTCGTTCGATGCGCCTGCCGATCCAACTGTCGCGTATCCGCGAGCGCGACATCGAGGCCCTTCAGGCAGAGCATGGCAAGGATTGGGCCTTGGTTGTCGCCGGCTATCCCTGGCTTGTGAAGGGCTGGCGCGGACGGGTTGCCTACGGATTGAACATCCACCCCTCACCGCTACCGACCGGACGCGGCCCCTACCCGCTGTTTCGCGCGGTGCTGGACCGGTACGAGACCTGGGGTGTCACGGCTCACGTGCTCGCCGACGGGTTCGACACCGGCGATATCCTGGCCCAGGAGATCTTCGGCCTCGAATCGGCCGAGTCCCACGAGACCGTGCTCGCGAAGTGCCAGATGGCGGCCCGGCGTCTCGCGTCAGGACCGATCGGCAAGGACCTTGCCGCACGCTGGCGACGTGCCGAGCCTCAGGGCGACGGGTCGTACTGGCCCCGGGCCACCGACGGCGACCGGACCCTCGACTTCCGCCAGGATGTCGAGTCGATCCTGCGCCGGGTCAGGGCATTCGGTACCGTCGAAACCATCGCCCGGCTGGGCGACGCGCGGGTCTACGTCGCCGCGGCGCAGGGCTGGCGCGAGCGCCACCCGCACACGCCCGGCACCGTCGTGCACCGCCATCGCCGGCACGTCGTGATCGCCGCGCTGGACGGTTACGTGCAGATCACCCGCTGGTCGCCGGTGCCGTTGGCCGAGGCCGCGCAGGTCGGGCGCTGA
- a CDS encoding DUF1236 domain-containing protein, translating to MSTRASLAAALGLAALFTGSAFAQGVIVDQDDFGPDDEVVVRDYIVRRPVGPGPIVGSIPLRPGTIVPADVELAPFTDTQNPRLRRYGYFVAPGDKVVVVDPATRAVVRIFDR from the coding sequence ATGTCGACACGCGCAAGCCTCGCCGCAGCCCTCGGGCTTGCCGCGCTGTTCACCGGATCCGCTTTCGCGCAGGGCGTGATCGTGGATCAGGACGATTTCGGTCCCGACGATGAGGTCGTCGTGCGCGACTACATCGTGCGCCGTCCGGTCGGCCCGGGCCCGATCGTCGGATCGATCCCGCTTCGGCCGGGTACCATCGTGCCGGCTGATGTCGAACTTGCGCCGTTCACCGATACACAGAACCCGCGCCTGCGCCGCTACGGCTACTTCGTGGCCCCCGGTGATAAAGTCGTGGTTGTGGATCCGGCGACCCGCGCGGTGGTACGCATCTTCGACCGCTGA
- a CDS encoding PilZ domain-containing protein, translating to MPRTARPPSGFVERRTSDRKATALLAFAQHPDGSRFPCRIQNLSDGGAMLEFLGSQAVTLETAFDLVLANTEIRYAVKLIWRKERTAGVLFCV from the coding sequence ATGCCCCGCACCGCCAGGCCCCCGAGCGGCTTCGTCGAGCGACGCACCAGCGACCGCAAGGCAACGGCGCTCCTGGCCTTCGCGCAGCACCCCGACGGATCGCGCTTTCCCTGCCGGATCCAGAACCTTTCCGACGGCGGCGCTATGCTGGAATTCCTCGGCTCCCAGGCTGTCACGTTGGAGACGGCGTTCGACCTCGTGCTGGCGAATACCGAAATACGCTACGCCGTGAAACTAATCTGGCGGAAAGAGCGGACGGCCGGGGTTCTGTTCTGCGTGTGA
- the cmk gene encoding (d)CMP kinase: protein MPLVIAIDGPAASGKGTLAKRLADHYRLPHLDTGLLYRAVALSMIDSGLSLDDSEAASRAAQALDADRLDDPRLRDRAMGEAASRISAVPEVRAALLAWQRRFAADPQGAVLDGRDIGTVVCPMASVKLFITASSQERARRRHLELSGRGEAATFSAILSDIEARDARDASRAAAPLRMADDAVRLDTTTLDPDAAFAEARSIVERARGDGE from the coding sequence ATGCCGCTCGTCATCGCGATCGATGGACCGGCCGCCTCCGGCAAGGGAACGCTGGCTAAGCGACTGGCCGACCATTACCGGCTGCCGCATCTCGACACCGGGCTCCTCTACCGTGCCGTTGCGCTGTCCATGATCGATTCCGGCCTGTCCCTGGACGATTCGGAGGCCGCGTCCCGGGCGGCCCAGGCCCTCGACGCCGACAGGTTGGATGATCCGCGCCTTCGCGACCGCGCCATGGGCGAGGCGGCCTCGCGGATCTCGGCAGTCCCAGAGGTGCGCGCCGCCCTGCTGGCTTGGCAACGCCGCTTCGCGGCCGATCCTCAGGGCGCCGTGCTGGACGGTCGCGACATCGGCACGGTGGTTTGCCCGATGGCCAGCGTGAAGCTGTTCATCACCGCCTCGTCCCAGGAGCGCGCCCGCCGTCGCCACCTCGAACTCAGCGGACGCGGCGAAGCCGCGACCTTCTCGGCGATCCTGTCCGACATCGAGGCCCGCGACGCCCGCGACGCCTCCCGGGCCGCAGCGCCGCTGCGCATGGCCGACGACGCGGTCCGCTTGGACACCACCACCCTCGACCCGGACGCAGCCTTCGCCGAGGCCCGGAGCATTGTCGAGCGCGCTCGCGGGGACGGCGAATAG
- the aroA gene encoding 3-phosphoshikimate 1-carboxyvinyltransferase, which translates to MSHDSPPQPLSAAPGSPLKGRLRPPGDKSISHRAMILGLLSQGETRVEGLLEGDDVLRTAAAAKALGAGIDRLGEGRWLVRGVGIGGLTDPADVLDFGNAGTGSRLMMGVVGGQPVTATFDGDASLRSRPMRRILDPLTRMGAQVLSEAEGGRVPLTLRGLNEAIPITYETPAASAQIKSAVLLAGLNAPGITTVIEAAATRDHTERMLRLFGAEVRVEPHGPGGHGRKVSLTGQPTLRGTDVVVPADPSSAAFPLVAALIVPGSDVTIEGVMMNPLRTGLITTLLEMGAQIERVAEREEGGETVADLRVRASRLSGVDVPAERAPAMIDEYPVLAVAASFAEGRTRMNGLHELRVKESDRLAAVAAGLAATGVRHSVEGDDLVVEGDGTAAPGGGTVATHLDHRIAMAFLVMGLAAKAPVTVDDGAMIATSFPSFLPSMQALGGQIGA; encoded by the coding sequence GTGTCGCACGACTCGCCTCCACAGCCCCTCTCCGCCGCACCGGGCAGTCCGCTCAAGGGGCGCCTGCGTCCCCCGGGCGACAAGTCGATCTCCCACCGGGCCATGATCCTCGGGCTGCTGAGCCAGGGCGAAACCCGGGTCGAGGGCTTGCTCGAAGGTGACGACGTGCTGCGCACCGCCGCCGCCGCGAAGGCGCTGGGCGCCGGGATCGATCGACTCGGCGAGGGGCGCTGGCTCGTGCGCGGCGTCGGCATCGGCGGCCTCACCGACCCAGCCGACGTGCTCGACTTCGGCAATGCCGGCACCGGCTCGCGGCTGATGATGGGTGTGGTCGGCGGCCAGCCGGTCACCGCGACCTTCGACGGCGACGCGTCGCTCCGCTCGCGCCCGATGCGCCGCATCCTCGATCCGCTGACCCGCATGGGCGCGCAGGTCCTGTCCGAGGCCGAGGGCGGGCGCGTGCCGCTGACCCTGCGCGGCCTCAACGAGGCGATTCCGATCACCTACGAGACCCCGGCAGCCTCCGCGCAGATCAAGTCCGCAGTGCTGCTTGCCGGCCTCAACGCCCCCGGCATCACCACGGTGATCGAGGCGGCCGCCACCCGCGACCACACCGAGCGGATGCTGCGCCTGTTCGGCGCCGAGGTCCGCGTCGAGCCGCACGGCCCGGGCGGCCACGGCCGCAAGGTGTCACTCACCGGGCAGCCAACCCTGCGCGGGACCGACGTCGTGGTCCCGGCTGATCCGTCCTCGGCGGCGTTCCCCCTCGTGGCGGCGCTGATCGTGCCCGGATCCGACGTGACGATCGAGGGCGTGATGATGAATCCGCTGCGGACCGGGCTGATCACCACCCTGCTGGAGATGGGCGCGCAGATCGAGCGCGTGGCCGAGCGGGAGGAGGGCGGCGAGACCGTCGCGGACCTGCGTGTGCGCGCGAGCCGCCTCTCTGGGGTCGATGTCCCGGCCGAGCGGGCGCCCGCGATGATCGACGAGTACCCGGTGCTGGCGGTGGCCGCGAGCTTCGCCGAAGGCCGGACCCGGATGAATGGCTTGCACGAATTGCGGGTGAAGGAATCCGACCGGCTCGCTGCCGTCGCGGCGGGCCTTGCCGCTACCGGCGTCCGGCATAGCGTGGAGGGGGACGACCTTGTCGTCGAAGGCGACGGCACGGCAGCGCCCGGAGGCGGCACGGTTGCGACGCATCTCGATCACCGGATCGCCATGGCGTTCCTGGTGATGGGGCTCGCAGCGAAGGCTCCGGTCACGGTGGATGACGGGGCAATGATCGCCACCAGCTTCCCGAGCTTCCTGCCGTCCATGCAGGCCCTCGGCGGCCAGATCGGGGCCTGA
- a CDS encoding Lrp/AsnC family transcriptional regulator codes for MASRPAHLDPASLRILERLQQDSEISIADLAEQVGLSTSPCWRRVNDLKEAGIIRGCVAVVDPMSLGLAVNVFVHVSLEKQTQAALQAFDEAVRSRPEVMECYLMSGEADYMLRVVVEDLGQYQRLVLDHLTRIPGVANIRSSFALGQVKYTTALPLGHLTR; via the coding sequence ATGGCCTCCCGACCGGCCCATCTCGACCCAGCCAGCCTGCGCATCCTCGAACGCCTGCAGCAGGACAGCGAGATCAGCATCGCCGACCTCGCCGAGCAGGTCGGGCTTTCGACCTCGCCGTGCTGGCGCCGGGTCAACGACCTGAAGGAGGCCGGAATCATCCGGGGCTGCGTCGCGGTGGTCGATCCGATGAGCCTCGGGCTCGCGGTGAACGTCTTCGTCCACGTCTCGCTGGAGAAGCAGACCCAGGCGGCCCTCCAGGCCTTCGACGAGGCGGTCCGCAGCCGCCCCGAGGTGATGGAATGCTACCTGATGAGCGGCGAGGCCGACTACATGCTGCGGGTGGTGGTGGAGGATCTCGGCCAGTACCAGCGCCTGGTGCTCGACCACCTCACGCGCATTCCGGGCGTCGCCAACATCCGCTCCAGCTTCGCGCTGGGTCAGGTGAAGTACACCACGGCGCTGCCGCTCGGGCACCTGACGCGGTGA